In Geminocystis sp. NIES-3708, a single window of DNA contains:
- a CDS encoding alpha/beta fold hydrolase translates to MNDLIQRHNIEILGNLDSKETLIFAHGFGSQQSAWRFILPAFEHRYRIILFDLIGSTFLGMNKFDIDHYHSFKDYAEDLVKICSFLELEKVSFIAHSASCMIGTLAALKNPSFFKKFIFIGASPRYLNDVNYVGGFTKTDVIGMLGGITKNYTDWIQHYTFKAIDDPTQPLLSQEFAQCLLKLNPDIALIVFKMIITSDYRKQVSELKLPTLIIQPQDDLFVPLNVGLYLNENIQNSKIQILPTKGHFPQLTHPYIVAYTISQYLKSS, encoded by the coding sequence ATGAATGACCTTATTCAACGACATAATATTGAAATATTAGGAAATTTAGATTCTAAAGAAACTTTAATATTTGCTCATGGTTTTGGTAGTCAACAATCAGCATGGCGATTTATTTTACCTGCATTTGAACATAGGTATCGGATTATTTTATTTGATCTTATTGGTAGTACTTTTTTAGGAATGAATAAGTTTGACATTGATCATTATCACAGTTTTAAAGATTATGCAGAAGATTTAGTTAAAATTTGTTCTTTTTTAGAGTTAGAAAAAGTTAGTTTTATTGCTCATTCAGCTAGTTGTATGATAGGAACTTTAGCTGCTTTGAAAAATCCTAGTTTTTTTAAAAAATTTATTTTTATCGGTGCTTCTCCTCGCTATTTGAATGATGTTAATTATGTTGGTGGATTTACAAAAACCGATGTGATAGGAATGCTAGGAGGAATTACCAAAAATTATACTGACTGGATTCAACACTATACATTTAAAGCCATAGATGATCCAACTCAACCATTATTATCACAAGAATTTGCTCAATGTTTATTAAAGTTAAATCCAGATATTGCTTTAATAGTTTTTAAGATGATTATCACTTCTGACTATCGTAAACAAGTGTCAGAATTAAAATTACCAACTTTAATTATTCAACCTCAAGATGATCTGTTTGTGCCTCTCAACGTTGGTTTATACTTAAATGAAAATATACAAAATAGTAAAATTCAGATACTTCCGACAAAAGGACATTTTCCTCAGTTAACTCATCCTTATATCGTTGCTTATACTATTTCTCAATATTTAAAAAGTTCTTAA
- the thiD gene encoding bifunctional hydroxymethylpyrimidine kinase/phosphomethylpyrimidine kinase, whose amino-acid sequence MIKIPSTLTIAGSDSGGGAGIQADLKTFAFHRVHGSSVITCVTAQNTVTVTDVLPIPPLIVKSQLEAVFNDLEIKSLKTGMLLNQEIMTTVAHFLTQISLENIVIDPVMVSRTGSLLIDNQAITTLTKLLIPKALIVTPNIYEAQLLSDVEIFDIKDMEKSAQKIYELGAKNILIKGGAREGKNKGIDLFYDGKKSQILQIKTINTKNTHGTGCTLAAAITANLALGKPLFTAVAQGKEYVTNALEYGLDIGAGAGPVAHFYSLL is encoded by the coding sequence ATGATCAAAATTCCTTCAACTTTAACTATAGCTGGATCTGATAGTGGTGGTGGTGCTGGTATTCAAGCAGATTTAAAAACTTTTGCTTTCCATCGTGTACATGGTAGTAGTGTCATCACTTGTGTAACTGCTCAAAATACTGTTACCGTAACCGATGTTTTACCAATTCCTCCTTTAATTGTCAAAAGTCAACTAGAAGCAGTATTTAATGATCTTGAGATTAAGTCTTTAAAAACAGGAATGTTACTTAATCAAGAAATAATGACTACTGTCGCCCATTTTTTGACACAAATATCTTTAGAGAATATTGTCATTGATCCTGTCATGGTTTCTCGTACAGGCTCATTACTAATTGATAATCAGGCGATCACAACCTTAACAAAATTATTAATTCCCAAAGCTTTAATCGTAACACCGAATATTTATGAAGCTCAATTATTAAGTGATGTGGAAATATTTGACATAAAAGATATGGAAAAATCAGCTCAAAAAATTTATGAATTAGGAGCAAAAAATATATTAATAAAAGGGGGAGCAAGAGAAGGGAAAAACAAAGGAATTGATTTATTTTATGATGGTAAAAAAAGCCAAATTTTACAAATAAAAACCATCAATACAAAAAATACTCACGGAACAGGTTGTACTCTCGCCGCCGCTATCACTGCCAATTTAGCCCTAGGAAAACCGTTATTTACTGCCGTTGCTCAGGGAAAAGAATATGTAACTAATGCCCTTGAATATGGACTAGATATAGGGGCAGGAGCTGGTCCTGTAGCTCATTTTTATTCATTGCTATAA
- a CDS encoding pitrilysin family protein: MTFTLVRPNCLHSPTITTLPNGLTIIAEQIPVSAVNLNIWFNVGSAIETDNINGMAHFLEHMIFKGSHKLASGEFERLLEAKGAVTNAATSQEYTHFYFTCTPEDFAEILPLQLDLVLNPLLPSPEFDREKMVVLEEIRRSHDNPRRRLSERMMNNVFPNLPYHRPILGTTEIIENLTCKQMQSFHDSWYQPSGMTVVAVGNLPVEELTETIINSLTIDKINPQPEKIKYQSELPFTEIITDKYIDSSLQQSRLILTWRVPGLENFSETLPLDVLAVILGQGKLSRLFRDLRENRHLVTRISANNITNQIQGVFSISAQLSKENISEVKDAIINHLRKIQINGITQKELNRVCQIVANQFIFQSEKPSDRTNLYGYYYSQINTIIPALEYAENIRRLTIEDIQKAAQKFLDLNAYGVVIALDN, encoded by the coding sequence ATGACCTTCACTTTAGTTAGACCTAATTGCCTTCATTCTCCTACTATTACTACATTACCCAATGGTTTAACTATTATTGCAGAACAAATACCTGTTTCTGCGGTTAATCTCAATATTTGGTTTAATGTGGGTTCAGCGATCGAAACTGATAATATTAATGGTATGGCTCATTTTTTAGAACACATGATCTTTAAAGGTAGTCATAAATTAGCTAGTGGTGAATTTGAACGTTTATTGGAAGCTAAAGGTGCGGTGACGAATGCTGCCACAAGTCAAGAATATACTCATTTTTATTTTACTTGCACCCCTGAAGATTTTGCGGAAATTCTACCTTTACAGCTAGATTTGGTATTAAACCCTCTTTTACCGTCTCCTGAATTTGATAGAGAAAAAATGGTAGTATTAGAAGAAATTAGGAGATCTCATGATAATCCTCGTCGAAGACTATCAGAAAGAATGATGAACAATGTTTTTCCTAATTTACCCTATCATCGTCCCATTTTAGGTACAACAGAAATTATCGAAAATTTAACCTGTAAACAGATGCAATCCTTTCATGATTCATGGTATCAACCTTCAGGAATGACAGTGGTAGCAGTGGGAAATTTACCTGTGGAAGAATTAACGGAAACGATCATTAATTCCTTAACGATAGATAAAATAAATCCTCAACCAGAAAAAATCAAGTATCAATCAGAATTGCCATTTACAGAAATTATCACCGACAAATATATTGACTCTTCTTTGCAACAATCCCGTTTAATTTTAACTTGGCGTGTCCCCGGATTAGAAAATTTCTCAGAAACTTTACCTTTAGACGTTTTAGCTGTAATCTTGGGACAAGGAAAATTATCAAGATTATTTCGAGACTTACGGGAAAATCGTCATTTAGTAACTCGTATTTCTGCAAATAATATTACTAATCAAATACAAGGAGTTTTCTCAATTTCTGCACAATTATCAAAAGAGAACATTTCTGAAGTAAAAGATGCTATTATTAATCATCTCAGGAAAATTCAAATTAATGGAATAACCCAGAAGGAATTAAATCGAGTTTGTCAGATTGTGGCTAATCAATTTATTTTTCAAAGCGAAAAACCAAGTGATAGAACTAATTTATATGGTTATTATTATTCACAGATAAATACTATAATTCCAGCTTTAGAATATGCGGAAAATATCAGACGTTTGACGATTGAAGATATACAAAAAGCAGCCCAAAAATTTTTAGACTTAAATGCTTATGGTGTTGTCATAGCTTTAGATAATTGA
- a CDS encoding LptF/LptG family permease: protein MRNFKLSIMDVYLVRELITPFFFSVGIFSALGVTIGTVSDLSYKIVNSNLAFISAIQIFCLKIPEYIAYGLPISVLLTTLITYSRLSKDSELVALRSCGVSIFRLVTPALILSLFVTVLTFIFNELIVPNANYQATTILVEQLNEQRQFLLRKDIFYPEYVEVKEDNGQNYKQLKTLFYAQEFDGENMQSLTILDTEKKGLNKVILSERGTWNNKQQVWDLFNGVIYDVKTNPFVAKESFFQERQFPLSKTPLELAAKSRDPYEMNIVQSEEYIKLLRLLGDEKNVLMFQVRTAQKISFPFICIIFALVGSSLGCLPNTASKATSFGLCVAIVFGYYFISFFIGSLGLIGFLSPFMAAWIPNLCGLLIGIYLLFKPNFA, encoded by the coding sequence ATGCGCAATTTTAAATTATCAATTATGGATGTCTATTTGGTAAGAGAGCTAATAACTCCTTTTTTCTTTAGCGTAGGAATTTTTTCTGCTTTAGGAGTAACCATAGGTACAGTATCCGATTTAAGTTATAAAATTGTCAATTCTAATTTAGCGTTTATTTCTGCAATACAAATTTTTTGCTTAAAAATACCGGAATATATTGCTTATGGTTTACCTATTTCTGTGTTATTAACAACATTAATAACTTATAGTCGCCTCAGTAAAGATAGTGAATTAGTTGCGTTACGTAGCTGTGGAGTGAGTATTTTTCGGCTAGTTACTCCAGCCTTAATCTTAAGTTTATTCGTAACAGTTTTAACCTTTATTTTCAATGAATTAATTGTTCCCAATGCTAATTATCAGGCTACCACAATTTTAGTAGAACAGTTGAATGAACAAAGACAATTTTTATTAAGAAAAGATATTTTTTATCCTGAATATGTAGAAGTAAAAGAAGATAATGGTCAAAACTATAAACAACTCAAAACTTTATTTTATGCCCAAGAATTTGATGGTGAAAATATGCAATCTTTAACTATTTTAGATACAGAAAAAAAAGGATTAAATAAAGTAATTCTTTCGGAAAGAGGTACATGGAATAATAAACAACAAGTATGGGATTTATTCAATGGAGTGATTTATGATGTCAAAACAAATCCATTCGTGGCAAAAGAATCTTTTTTTCAAGAAAGACAATTTCCTTTATCAAAAACTCCTTTAGAATTAGCAGCAAAAAGTCGAGATCCTTATGAAATGAATATAGTTCAATCAGAAGAATATATCAAATTATTAAGACTATTAGGAGATGAAAAAAATGTCTTAATGTTTCAAGTTCGTACAGCTCAAAAAATATCTTTTCCCTTTATTTGTATCATCTTTGCCTTAGTAGGCTCATCTTTAGGCTGTTTGCCAAACACTGCTAGTAAAGCAACCAGTTTTGGGCTATGTGTTGCTATCGTTTTTGGCTATTATTTTATTAGTTTTTTCATTGGCAGTTTAGGATTAATTGGATTTCTTTCACCTTTTATGGCGGCATGGATACCCAATCTTTGCGGTTTATTAATTGGAATTTATTTATTATTTAAACCTAATTTTGCTTAG
- a CDS encoding N-acetylmannosamine-6-phosphate 2-epimerase has product MIEILKSNLIISCQAPSDSPLHDPKIIAAIAKACINQGAKGLRIDSPSHIQAVKQLLPDIPVIGLWKQMRLNSSVYITPRFADAVAVSEAGADIIAIDATQRSRPDGEKLAEIITQIKEKLGKPVMADIDTIENAIAAEKAGADFIGTTLYGYTETTQNLIPPSFEFIEKLVNTIHKPIICEGGVKTPQEVIKALDLGCFSVVVGTAITGIDLLAQKFVHEIEIR; this is encoded by the coding sequence ATGATCGAAATTTTAAAATCAAATCTCATTATTTCCTGTCAAGCACCCAGTGATTCACCGTTACATGATCCAAAAATCATTGCAGCGATCGCCAAAGCCTGTATAAACCAAGGAGCAAAAGGTTTAAGAATTGATAGCCCTAGTCATATTCAAGCGGTTAAGCAATTATTGCCAGATATTCCAGTAATTGGTTTATGGAAGCAAATGAGGCTGAATTCATCAGTTTATATTACTCCTCGTTTTGCTGATGCAGTGGCAGTAAGTGAAGCAGGAGCGGATATTATCGCTATTGATGCCACTCAAAGAAGTCGCCCTGACGGGGAGAAGTTAGCAGAAATTATAACTCAAATTAAAGAAAAACTCGGTAAACCTGTCATGGCGGACATTGATACTATTGAAAATGCCATCGCAGCAGAAAAAGCAGGAGCTGATTTTATTGGCACAACTCTATACGGTTATACAGAAACAACACAAAATTTGATACCACCTAGCTTTGAATTTATAGAAAAATTAGTTAACACCATTCATAAGCCAATTATTTGTGAAGGAGGCGTCAAAACACCTCAAGAAGTCATAAAAGCCTTAGATTTAGGTTGTTTTTCCGTAGTAGTAGGAACTGCAATTACAGGTATTGATTTATTGGCTCAAAAATTTGTCCACGAAATTGAGATACGATAA
- a CDS encoding inorganic diphosphatase: MDLSRIPAQPKAGIINVLIEIPGGSKNKYEFDKDMNAFILDRVLFSSVKYPYDYGFVPNTLADDGDPLDGMVMMDEPTFPGCVIASRPICMLEMIDGGDRDEKILCVPAEDPRYDHVKSMKDVAPHILEEIAEFFRSYKNLEKKETNILGWKDIDKVAPLVEECVKAYK, encoded by the coding sequence ATGGATTTATCAAGAATTCCCGCCCAACCTAAAGCTGGTATTATTAATGTTTTAATCGAAATCCCTGGCGGTAGCAAAAATAAGTATGAGTTTGATAAGGATATGAATGCTTTTATCTTAGATAGAGTATTGTTTTCTTCTGTTAAATATCCCTATGATTACGGTTTTGTACCTAACACTCTCGCTGATGATGGTGATCCTCTTGATGGTATGGTGATGATGGATGAGCCTACTTTCCCCGGTTGTGTTATTGCCTCTCGTCCTATTTGTATGTTAGAAATGATTGACGGTGGCGATCGTGATGAAAAAATCTTATGTGTACCAGCAGAAGATCCACGTTATGATCATGTTAAATCCATGAAAGATGTTGCACCTCATATTTTAGAAGAGATTGCCGAATTTTTCCGTAGCTACAAAAATTTAGAGAAAAAAGAGACTAATATTTTAGGTTGGAAAGATATTGATAAAGTTGCACCTTTAGTAGAAGAATGTGTAAAAGCCTATAAATAA
- the sufB gene encoding Fe-S cluster assembly protein SufB yields MSAAVKTLVNQPYKYGFITDIESDTIPKGLSEDVVRLISAKKNEPEFMLEFRLKAYRQWLKMTEPQWAHVGYPQINYQDIIYYSAPKQQKKKLDSLDEVDPTLLETFEKLGISLSEQKRLSNVAVDAIFDSVSIGTTFKEKLAEDGVIFCSISEALQEHPELVQKYLGSVVPSADNYFAALNGAVFSDGSFVFIPKGVKCPMELSTYFRINNGDTGQFERTLIVAEEGASVSYLEGCTAPMYDSNQLHAAVVELVALDNADIKYSTVQNWYAGDVNGKGGIYNFVTKRGLCKGINSKISWTQVETGSAITWKYPSCVLVGDNSVGEFYSIALTNNMQQADTGTKMVHIGKNTRSTIISKGISAGNSKNSYRGLVKVGNKATGARNYSQCDSMLIGDNAEANTFPYIQVDNNGARVEHEASTSKIGEDQLFYFAQRGISEEDAVSMLVSGFCKDVLNELPMEFAAEADKLLSLKLEGSVG; encoded by the coding sequence ATGAGTGCCGCCGTTAAAACCTTAGTTAATCAACCTTATAAATACGGATTTATTACAGATATTGAATCGGATACTATTCCTAAAGGTTTAAGTGAAGATGTCGTAAGATTGATTTCTGCCAAAAAAAATGAGCCTGAATTTATGTTAGAATTTCGCCTTAAGGCTTATCGTCAATGGCTGAAAATGACTGAACCACAATGGGCACACGTCGGTTATCCTCAAATTAATTATCAAGATATTATTTATTATTCTGCACCCAAACAACAGAAGAAAAAATTAGATAGTTTAGATGAAGTTGATCCCACTTTACTAGAAACCTTTGAAAAACTCGGTATCTCATTATCTGAACAAAAACGATTAAGTAATGTTGCTGTTGATGCTATTTTTGATAGTGTTTCTATCGGTACAACTTTTAAGGAAAAATTAGCGGAGGATGGGGTTATTTTCTGCTCAATTTCTGAAGCATTACAGGAACATCCCGAATTAGTACAAAAATATTTAGGCAGTGTTGTACCTTCTGCTGATAACTATTTTGCGGCTCTTAATGGTGCTGTATTTAGTGATGGTTCATTTGTATTTATTCCCAAAGGAGTAAAATGTCCGATGGAATTATCTACTTATTTTCGGATTAATAACGGGGATACTGGACAATTTGAACGGACTTTAATCGTAGCCGAAGAAGGAGCGTCGGTGAGTTATCTTGAAGGTTGTACTGCTCCTATGTACGATAGTAACCAACTTCATGCCGCAGTAGTAGAATTAGTGGCTTTAGATAACGCAGACATAAAATATTCTACTGTACAAAACTGGTATGCAGGAGACGTAAATGGTAAAGGCGGTATTTATAATTTTGTTACCAAGCGCGGTTTATGTAAGGGTATTAACTCGAAAATTTCTTGGACTCAAGTAGAAACTGGATCTGCGATAACATGGAAATATCCTAGTTGTGTTTTAGTGGGTGATAACTCGGTGGGTGAATTTTATTCCATCGCCTTAACCAATAATATGCAACAAGCTGATACTGGTACTAAGATGGTGCATATTGGCAAAAATACTCGCAGTACAATTATTTCTAAAGGAATATCGGCAGGAAACTCGAAGAATAGCTATCGTGGGTTAGTGAAAGTGGGAAATAAAGCCACTGGTGCAAGAAATTACTCTCAATGCGATTCTATGCTAATTGGTGATAACGCCGAAGCAAACACTTTTCCTTATATTCAAGTGGATAATAATGGTGCTAGGGTTGAACATGAAGCCTCTACTTCTAAAATTGGTGAAGATCAATTATTCTACTTTGCTCAACGAGGTATATCCGAAGAAGATGCCGTCTCAATGTTAGTAAGTGGATTCTGTAAAGATGTTTTAAACGAGTTACCGATGGAATTTGCCGCCGAAGCTGATAAACTTCTCAGTCTTAAATTAGAAGGCAGTGTTGGATAG
- the bchI gene encoding magnesium chelatase ATPase subunit I has protein sequence MTATLQAPPKNRRVVFPFTAIVGQEQMKLALLLNVIDPKIGGVMIMGDRGTGKSTTIRALADLLPEIDVVAGDPFNSSPIDVEMMTDDIRDKIDRQEELTIIQKKVPMVDLPLGATEDRVCGTIDIEKALSEGVKAFEPGLLAKANRGILYVDEVNLLDDHLVDVLLDSAASGWNTVEREGISIRHPARFVLVGSGNPEEGELRPQLLDRFGMHAEIRTVKEPDLRVQIVEQRGEFDRDPQSFLTQYESQQQELQKKLVQAQELLPKVTMDYDIRVKVSEICSELDIDGLRGDIVTNRAAKALAAFESRTEVTADDIRRVMPLCLRHRLRKDPLESIDSGYKVEKSINRVFGLTE, from the coding sequence ATGACCGCAACTTTACAAGCCCCCCCTAAAAATCGTCGTGTTGTTTTTCCTTTTACCGCTATTGTCGGACAAGAACAAATGAAACTTGCATTATTACTTAACGTCATCGATCCGAAAATTGGCGGAGTAATGATTATGGGCGATCGAGGTACGGGAAAATCTACCACTATTAGGGCTTTAGCGGACTTATTACCAGAGATTGACGTGGTGGCAGGTGATCCTTTTAACTCCTCTCCTATTGATGTTGAAATGATGACTGATGATATTCGAGACAAAATTGATCGTCAAGAAGAATTAACAATTATTCAAAAAAAAGTACCCATGGTTGATTTACCTTTAGGTGCAACGGAAGATCGAGTTTGTGGTACGATAGACATTGAAAAAGCACTTTCAGAAGGAGTTAAAGCCTTTGAACCCGGATTACTAGCTAAAGCTAATCGTGGTATTCTCTATGTTGATGAAGTTAACTTACTTGATGATCACTTAGTTGATGTATTATTGGACTCCGCCGCTAGTGGGTGGAATACAGTAGAAAGGGAAGGTATTTCTATTCGCCATCCTGCCCGTTTTGTCTTGGTAGGCTCAGGTAATCCCGAAGAAGGGGAATTACGACCTCAATTACTTGATCGTTTTGGAATGCACGCAGAGATACGCACAGTCAAAGAGCCCGATTTGAGAGTCCAAATTGTCGAACAAAGAGGAGAATTTGATCGTGATCCTCAAAGTTTCTTGACTCAATATGAATCACAACAACAAGAATTACAAAAAAAATTAGTTCAAGCTCAAGAATTATTACCAAAAGTAACAATGGATTATGATATTCGAGTTAAAGTATCAGAAATTTGCTCAGAATTAGATATTGATGGTTTAAGAGGAGATATTGTTACTAATCGTGCGGCGAAAGCCTTAGCAGCTTTTGAATCTCGTACAGAAGTTACGGCGGATGATATTCGTCGTGTGATGCCGTTGTGTTTGCGTCATCGTTTAAGAAAAGATCCTTTAGAATCCATTGATTCTGGCTATAAAGTCGAAAAATCCATTAATCGTGTTTTTGGATTAACTGAATAA
- the truB gene encoding tRNA pseudouridine(55) synthase TruB, which produces MDGFLNLNKPQNFTSHDCVAKLRKILKTKKIGHGGTLDPLATGVLPIAIGKATRLLQFLPTGKAYQAKIRFGIVTTTDDLEGDIIKKTSAFDLTLEKITPYLQDFIGKIQQTPPAYSAIKKEGKKLYELARKGEIIDIPKREVEITKIDILDWVNGEFPELDLQVFCGSGTYIRSIARDLGEKLGTGATLSALNRTLSCGMIIENSLDFEDITSQKKTSDFKLINLDYPLENLSMINLNEDESKRWCQGQKIVINNNVDNQFYRTYNYLCEFIGISELKMDENIKLIKPKVVIN; this is translated from the coding sequence ATGGATGGTTTTCTAAACTTAAATAAACCGCAAAATTTCACTTCTCATGATTGTGTTGCTAAATTAAGAAAGATTTTAAAAACCAAAAAAATCGGTCATGGTGGTACTTTAGATCCTTTAGCTACGGGTGTTTTACCCATCGCCATTGGTAAAGCTACTAGATTATTACAATTTTTACCAACAGGGAAGGCTTATCAAGCTAAAATTAGATTTGGAATTGTTACCACTACCGATGATTTAGAGGGAGATATTATCAAAAAAACTTCAGCTTTTGATTTAACTTTAGAAAAAATTACTCCTTATTTACAAGATTTTATCGGTAAAATTCAGCAGACTCCTCCTGCTTATAGTGCCATAAAAAAAGAAGGTAAAAAATTATATGAATTGGCGAGAAAAGGGGAAATAATAGATATACCAAAAAGAGAAGTAGAAATAACTAAAATTGATATTTTAGACTGGGTAAATGGAGAATTTCCTGAATTAGATTTACAAGTGTTTTGCGGTAGTGGCACTTATATTAGATCTATAGCGCGCGATTTAGGAGAAAAATTAGGTACAGGTGCAACTTTATCCGCTTTAAATCGAACTCTTAGCTGTGGAATGATCATAGAAAATAGCTTAGATTTTGAAGATATAACTTCACAAAAAAAAACAAGTGATTTTAAATTAATTAATCTTGATTATCCCTTAGAAAATTTATCTATGATAAATCTTAATGAAGATGAGAGTAAAAGATGGTGTCAAGGACAAAAAATAGTTATTAATAATAATGTAGATAATCAGTTTTATCGTACTTATAATTATCTTTGTGAGTTTATTGGTATCAGTGAATTAAAGATGGATGAAAATATAAAATTAATAAAACCAAAAGTAGTTATTAATTAA